The region CTCCCAGCTCAGTTATCCCTCAGAGCCAGGCCCAGACGTGCCCAGGTACATCTGTGTGCTCAGTGACAATACCAACAGggcagtggcactgctgggctgtaCCAAAAGGAGCTGTGGGTCCCTCAGGAACATCACCTACACCAAGGGACACTTCCTACCTTGCTGGCTGTCACAGTCTTGCCCGTCTGCTGGGAGAGGATGGCAGCATACTCTGCCTCGGTGAGCTTGCCCGTGCTGAGTCCTATCACCTGGCCAATGTACTCCCCTGGGGACTTCAGCAGGGAAAGTACAATGGGCCCAAGGTCCTCCACAGCCATCCCATCCATGGGGGTGTCTCCCATGGgcagctctgtgtggagagattggtcccagctgcagtgcagcccagctctgagcaggtaCAGCAGTTTTCAGTCTCTGGATATGAGGTGAGGGAGGAATGAGAGCATGGCaaggcaggacagcagggctgagctaaGAGACCTcgacagcagagcagcaccatgAGTTGCACCACAACCTCCACCATCCCAAATGCAGGTACTTGGGGTGTGtgttcagagctgctctggcatCTGCAGAACAACCCTCAGCACCACAAACAGGCCCAGCATCCTGGGGATTCCCTGCAGGCCGCCAAAGAGGTCTGAAGACCATCATGCAGCTTCCTGTGGCCAAGCTGGGAGAGGCCTCTTCACCCtagcagcccagagccctggcagtCTGTCCCTGGCACAGTGGGACAGTCACAGCACAGTGACCCACAGCTTACCCAGCACAAGGGCGTCTCCCTGCGGGGCCTTCTGTGGCTTGAAGATGGAGAGGAAGTTCTCAAAGTAGAAGGGCAGGCGGATGATGGTGGTGGGAACCCCTATTTTCTGGAAGTGCTCCTCCACCACGCCTTTGCCATCGAAgtgcagcacctccagctggCCCCCTGTCAGCTGCTGCACGTTCTCCAGCCCGCTGAACACCACGTGCTGCAGGCCCTGGCGCTTGGACAGATCAGCCAGACGCCGTCCCTGGGCCAAGGGGAAACCAGCCATGAAGAGGGGAATGGGACACCCCCATCACCCCCCTTCCCTCTGGGGAGGATCCAACTCTCACCAGCCCTCAGCTGGGAGCACAGTGAGTTGTCCAGGTGGAGCTGAATTCTCTCCTTACCCCATCCTACTTCAGAAAGACCACACACTCTCCAGCTTTGGAGCTTGCTGCTCCACCAAACACGCAAGCACCAGCATAAAGAACCTGCCTGGCCAACATACCTGCCCTAAAATATCTTatcttttgtttgttgtttgctGCCATCCAGGCGTGGCCACTCTGCCACCTTGCAGTATCTGTACTGGCGTGAGCAACCCCCTTGGGATCTCTGATACTGCAGGGTTTTGGCCCCAAAGCTGCAAGCACAGAGAACTACAGGTCTGCAGGCAGTgactgtcccagctctgcccctgaaGGCTCTGAGGAGCCAAGTGTTCTCACTCCTGCTAGTCCAGCTCCCGGGAAATGCTCTCCATAACAAATTTATCAGCTTCTGAAGGCACCAGACCCTGAAGCCATGCAACTGTGAGGGAACAGAGAACAAGTCCTGGCTTTGCAAGAACCTGTTGTTTGGGAGGCCTTGGGGTCTTCTGGACTGGCTACTCAAGTCATCAAAGCTGCCACGGATGCTCCAGGAGCTGTCCCCACTTTGTCCCCACTGCCAGATGATTCTGCACATGGTCCCAGTTAATGTCAGGACAGGTACCTGCTCGATTTCCTTCTCCTTGCTGCAGTGCTCCCAGAAGTTGGTGACAATAAAGGCTCCGTAGGCACCGGCCAAGGCCCGCTCCAGCGACGCCTCATCGTCCTGATCTGCCTTCACCAGCTCGGCTCCCCTGCGCCTCAGCTCCTCCGCCTCCTTCTTCCTGGGGCTCCGCGTCACGGCGCGCACCTTGAAGCTCCCATCGTCCAGCAGCGCCCGGGCCACGCCGCCGCCCTGGGCCCCTGCAGCCGGGAGCAGCCGCTCAGGGCGGGCCCCGGGGCTCCGGGATGCGCTGGGACGGAGCGGCCCGACCGCCGCAAGCGCCGAGCCCCGCTCGCTGCCCGCACCGCTCACCCTCCTCACCGCCCCCGGCACCTCCGGCCCTCCCCGACGGCCTCAGGGCACAGCCCGGGCCTCTCCCGCGCACTCACCGGTGGCCCCGAACACCACGATCAGCTTCTTCCCCGCCATGCAGCAGCGCGGGCGGTCCCGGGGCTCTGGCAGGGCGAGAAGCAGCGAGGTCGCACCGGTcccgggagggagggagagagggaggagggcGGGAGCGGAGCGGCTGCGGGGCCATCGCCGGTCCCAAAGAGCAGGGAGCGGGGAGGGAGCGAGGCGGCTGAGGAGCCATCGCCGGTCCCAAAGAGCAGGGAGCGGGGAGGGAGCGAGGCGGCTGAGGAGCCATCGCCGGTCCCGGGGCACCAGACGCGTCTTCCCTCGCACGGCTCCTCACCTCGGCTCCAATCGGCAATGCCCGGCTCGGTTCGGGTCCAATCGGCTTCAATCGGCTATGCCCGGCTCGGTTCGGCTTCACTGGAGCGGCGTGCGTCCGTCTGTTCGGCGTGGCCCGATTGTGTTCGGCTTCACCCGACTGCGCTCGGCCACGCCCGTCCGGGCGGGGCACAGATGTCAATCACAGCTAGGCCACGCCCACCAGGGACAGACCACGCCCATCGTCGGCATGAGGCTCCGCCCCCATCCCCGATCCTTAatcacatccccatccccaatcccaccccatcccttGGCCCAGCCGCCTGCTCCTTGCTCAGGAAACCCGCttaaaacccaaaacccacGGCGTCCCCCTCTGGGAGGTGACCGGGAGTTGTGTCCCTTCCTCCTCGGGTCCCCCCCGAGCATCCCAGACTAGTGAGGTTTCCTTGCTGTGGAGGCCGGGCTGTTCTCCAGgctggtcctgctgctccctctggagctgggaccGTTTATTGTCCCCAGGCAGGTGACTGTGGGCAGGTGTGAGCCGAGGAGCTGTCCCCGAGCACCGTGTGCCAAGCAACCGCTCGAATCAACAAACAGAGTCACCCCGgacctttcctctcctctcctgccagcTCCGGAGGGGCTGCGGGCAAACCCACGCTGCCGGGAACTCTGTAGGTTGGGTTTAGTGAATAAATACATTGAGAAATTTGGGGTTGAGTCTGGTAAATGACCCAGAAAATCCGTGAAGCCTGTGTAACACAGAGTGGCAAAGAGATATTTCAGATGTGTAATTCAGATCAATGACGAATTGTGAAAGAAGGAGGAGGTCCAGCCCTGACCGGGGTTTCTGCGCAGTCATTTTGGATGTGAGGGATTTCAGCTACAGATTGGCTGTTGGGAATTACCAGGCGCCAGCTCCTCTTGAAACCCTCCTCCAGACGGGGAAATTACCAACAGACCAGAGAAAAGGTTTTAACCCTTTACAGGGCACAGCccgggctgggcacagagcgAGACTGGCCCGAAGTGGTGTGGAGGTCCCAATTCCTGCTTGCCCCCACCTCTCCTCCCggtgaaaaacgccaatcacttgttcttaaaatttaaaaagtttaatagtaataaaatggttataaaaatagcaatgcaattagagtaataataatttggacaatttgaattaggacaatatgagaacaattgaaacaaagagttatggatgtctGGGTACCTTTCCTGGGCAGCatgagcctgaaaaaggacccacgttaacaaaggattaacccttataaacaacagcctgttgcatattcatacacctcatacatgatgcataaattccattcaaacacaggattctgtctggtcatcatcagcttcttcctctgaatcctgacagcgcctttgaggcaggaagaagttcatttcttctgataagagagcaataaattctttttctctgaaagattttgAAGTCCcgtggctgctatctcgctgcaagtcctttcttaaaaaaaaaaaaatcctacatagcacagtttctattttaacattttttataaccgaaaactatatttaacacactgcttaagagaattaacacagcattactttctaaaacaacacatataatattcattttaatatttgcgaaaagccaatcataaaatatgcatttttcacactccCCAGACAAGCTCCGTGGCCACGAGGCCGCCATTGGTCTGAATGCCAAGGAAATTTTTTATAGGATTTAGAAATGGAGGGTTTTGTGGAATAATAACGGGAAATCATCACCGAGCCCACCtggagggcagggaatggagagTGGGGAAGGGAGATCccgctggtgctgctgctctggtagCTCTGGCTCCTGGCTCGGATGGGATCCAGCTCTTCCCAGACAAACCCCACTCCAGGAAGCAtatggcaagggcaggagaaCGGCTTTGGAGGAAAGGCAGGCTATTCCTACCCTTTTATCCCACTCTTTCAAAGCACAGCTTTCATTTCCTCCTGGGATTATTCcgaagggcagagctgctgccattcCAGCCTCTCCCCTGGGACATTCCCATcgctcctggccagggctggggctgtgcagcaaAACCCTCGGCTCTCCGAGGCCGGGGCGAGCTCTCGGTTTCGCTCCAGGTGAATTCGCAGCGCTCTGGGTGTTATTTGGGGCGGGTTTGTGGCTTTTGGGACAAAGAGTGGGCAGCGGGGGAAGTGTCCCTGCACGGAGCATCccatggggcagccccagcgTGGCTGCGGGGCTCGGGCGGGTTTCGGCCGATCCCTCAGCCCCATTTGCATAGCCGGCAGCCCCACACTGACAGGAAGGAAGATCTGCGAGACCCAGGGCAGGAAGGGGCGCGGAGAGAACGGAAAGAGACAGAAACCACCGGGCTGGAAGCGGCGGGGCAAGGCGGACCCACCTTGCCCAGGTGCTGCCCGAGCATCCCCCGGCCCCGGTGGCATCGGGGGACACCAGCGGGCAGGGTGGCTTCTGCCTCTTCTTCAGCATCGTCCAGGAGGAGAAAACGCTGGGGACCAGGAGCTGAGCGGGACACGGAGGGGCTGCATCCTCCCGGGCCGTGAGGATGCTCTCGCCACTGCCCTGCTGACACAGCGAGCCGGGCAAGGGGCCCGAGGCCAAGGTAGGGGCTTGGAGGGGTGTGGGGAGAGGGAGAATTGTCACTTGGCTCTCCCGAGTGGGGacaagctgctgcagagctcgTGCTGTGATGGCCATGTGAAAAAGAGTCACTGGGccaaggcagcagggcagggagtgaTGGGCAGAAATCCCTGGCACGGCACCGCATGGCACAGCACGGTATGGCACGGCCACCAGGCTGGCAGGACGAGGTGGAGCCCAGAGTGATGGAGATGAGCGTGGCACCCCACAGGGAAGCTGGCACCTGTCACAGATGCTGTCCCCTttgcctgctctgcctgccagggcaCAAAGGAGCCTCAGCCgggctctcctgcctgcccagagcctTGGGGAGGCTTCCCCCCCTTAATGTCATCTGCTGAGCTAATTAACTTCAAAATAATccaaaataaaccccaagaTGTAccacaaacagaaaaggaaggtATTAGTGACACACTCACCTGTGGCACAACTGCACCAAAGAGgggggcagggccctgggggCGCCCCAGGAGCAATTTGGggggctggagctcagctctgcacccagctgggcaccctgggctgccTCAGGGCATCAGACCCAACCCTGCTGTTATTTAGGCCCTTTTGGGCACTGTGTGGCCATAAAGGTGGGGACAGGCTGGCTGCTGTCACCCCTGGGGTGTCACCCTCACTCAGCGTTCGGCCACCACATGGAAGAGTTCCCCAAAGCCAGACAGGGGAGCCAAGGGGACACCTCCCACTCGGGTTGTTCATGTTGCACAGAAATTCCTTCCTGCAGAgcttgcagctgctctggggcgCTCTGCAAGCCCAGGAAGGCTGGCTGGGTACCACATCTGtcagcatccctgcatccctgggctgtggggggcacagggacgggCTGGCAGCAGTTTCCCTGCTGATATCCTGAGATCCCgtggctgggaagggcaggagctgtttgctgGGAGCATCTGCTGTTCAATCAGCTGCTTGCACTGCTGTGGTGAAGCATCCTCAGGGCACGGCCAGCTGAGGAAATGCATCAGCCTTCACTCTGCAGCTTGTGAggtgcagcactgccctgcaagGGACCTGCTCTCCAAAATTAGCTTCATTTTTAGGTGTTTGGAATCACTTATAgattgatttttcctttttttctggtgaGATTTGGGattggcactgctggcattcATGTTCCCTCACCTTGTATTTAACCCTGCTGTGTCTGGGCCCTGTTATAGGGGTTGGGgcacaaggaaacaaaaagccaaaactcAGACCTGGAAGAGATTAAATTTgacataaaatacatttaatttgcCAATCAATTTTCCTGGTATTAAACCCAGACCAAAAAATTTAAGTAGAAAATTTATTAAACTTTAAATCtaagtttaaaattattaaacatgttaattattaaaattattttaaaattattttaaaattttaaagtttaaaattattaaacatattaaactttaaatttaagtttaaaatttaatatGTAAATTAGATATCTGAGTTACTTGCCAGTCTGCAAGCCTCCTAATTGAGTAATAATGCAGAAGGTATTTTATTGCCTCCTTTAATTAGCAGAAATTAACGATGTGAAGTCTCTTCCATCCTGCCAAAAGGTGGCAGCCTGCATCCTGGCTTCGGGATTCGCTCAGCTcagggaacagctggagctgctggcctgggaaatgttttcattcCCATGGGGGCACAGGGATATGGAGATGGCCAGGCTGAGGTTTTGGTCTGTTTGGAGATGgagtgagctgggctgggcacttCCCACCTGGGCATGACCATGCAAAGGTCATGTAAGGAGCTTTTAACCTGATCTAAATGCTGTAGCTCAGTcaattttccatgttttccatcTGTGGGTGCTGCGCCATGCCGGAGCTCTTGCCCAGCCCTTTGGTGcaaccccagcccagccccagaggcagcaggtcgggtgcccagggctgtgctgggagctgggaaatccCCCTGGAGCTGCCAACCACCCCCTCTCCCCACACTGCTGAATCTGCAGGGGACAAACTCAGATTTCActgctggctgtcccctggtgcagctctgctgctgctgggacagctcctggcCTGGTCCCCAGCAGGTTCCTGAGGGTGGTGGGGCTGtctggggcagcaggaagggctggaggcagTAAATGCTCCCTGCTGTGGCCACCTCAgggctgtccctccatcccagaTCCCTCTGGTGGTGTTGGACTGCCAGGGGTGACACTGCATGCACATAATTAGAGGCTGCACATAATTAGAGGCAGAGATGAGCAGGGGCTACATCTAGGCCTGTGTTCTCTGGGGTTGGTGTCAGGAATCTTGGGGCAGACACGAtgaaagcacagcagctgtgtggcAGAGGACTGGCTGTGACCATGGTGGGgacctgccagcacagcccttgtggctcccagcactgctgggtttTGGGCAGGGACAAAACCCAAAGGGCAGGGACAAAACCCATCCCTATGAACCAGGGATGGTGGTTCATAGGAATAGTGGggttggagctgctggaagagcACATCAGTGTTGTCTGAACATCCTTACAGGAAAGGATTTTCTCCTAGGCTGGACCTTTGGATTGCACTAAGCAAAAACCAAAGCGTTAATGCCAAATTCTTGCCAAGAAAATCCCGAATTCTCTCCCTGGGGCTTGCAGGTGCCACTCATAGTTTGGCTGGGCAGCCTCctgccctcctgtccccttATCCCAtctccctggggacacaggcagggcagggcggaCACAAagctgcctccctgctcctgtggctgcccGGGGGacactgtccctgctgggtCCTGGCTGGGCAAAGCTGGGATGTGCAGGATGGACCcctcaggcagggctctggAATGAGCTGGTCCCACCCTGGACACACCTGGGAGCCTGCAGGGGTTATGGAGCTTGGCTTTGGCCAGCCCTTACCCTTCGGACAGctcctgtgggagctgggggctcctccagccccaggacagcctccagcagcccctgtgctcccagagctgcacctggagctcctggaacCAGAAAGAACTCACAGCCCTCCCTGCATTATCCCCACTGCTGCTTTATCCTCCTGGTGAGATGTCTCTGCTTtgtgaaggagcagcagaggacacATCAAACCCTCtctggtgctggagcaggtttcccCCATCAAAAGGCCCCGTTtcagaggcagggctgcagggaacaCCTGCAGCAAAATCCCTTTATCCTTGCAGGGAACACCTGCAGCAAAATCCCTTTATCCTTGCAGGGAACACCTGCAGCAAAATCCCTTTATCCCTGCAGGGAACACCTGCAGCAAAACCCCTTCCACCCCTGCAGCAAGAGCCTCTTTCATCCATCCTGGCAGTGCAGCAAGGACCAGAGACAGACCCTGGGACTGCAAAGGCTTAATTGAGCCTTCCAGGCCTGTTAGAGACAAGAACACATCACAGGGTGAACATTTAGCTGTGAATTGCTCACTGAGCTCCTTTAATTGATGGTGTCTTCATTGACCAGGCCACTGCCTGGGGGGTGATGAGCTCTCAGTATGGAGAAAAAGGCTTTGCTGGGGATCACCAtcactgcccagggctcctggaCCTCTGGCACCGCTGGCACCAGGGGCTCAGCCAGGTTCCATCCTGAAGGGAAGAGCAGTGAGCTCAgaccctgcccagcagcacctcccagccctgcaaaggCTCCTCAGGAACTGGGACATGCCCCTTGTCTCTATGGGAGACCCAGGTGTGTGAGGGACCCAGCCCTGTGACACAGCCAGGTCCCTCTTGTGCTTCTGGTGGGAGAAACAAACCCCACGTGGGcccctgggagggagcaggaacagAAGCTCCAAGCACCTTGGAGCTTTGCACCATGGACCAGAAGCTCTGCCAGGTTTGGCTGGTCCAGCTGCGTCTGTGCTTTGTCCCTAGAGGAGGTGTGACCAAGGAAAGGAGTGTTACCTTTGAGTGACCAAGGAAAGGAGTGTTACCTTTGTGTGACCAGGGAAAGGAGTGTTAATGTTGGTGTGACCAAGGAAAGGAGTGTTAATGTTGGTGTGACCAGGGAAAGGAGTGTTAATGTTGGTGTGACCAAGGAAAGGAGTGTTACCTTTGTGTGACCAAGGAAAGGAGTGTTACATTTGTGTGACCAAGGAAAGGAGTGTTAATGTtggtgaggctgcaccagaGCCCCCACAGTGCCCCTGTTCCCCTCAGGGGTGGGCTGGACAAAGGCAAGGCTGTCTGTGGGGAGAGACCCCATTGCAGAGCCTCTGACCAGCATGGAGGTGTTCACATGGATCCAGAACACCCTGCAGGGTGCGTGGAGGGGAGGAAAATGCCAGACACAGGCCTTGAGACACTGTGTGTGCATTGCTGCTGCGATCAGACATCCCCTGGGGCTCAGGAGTTCGTctccagagcctggagaggaCTTTGGGGCTGGTGCAGAGGCCACAGCACAGTGTCTgtagcacagctggagctgggagcacctTCAGCCACGGAGATTTCCCCTCTCTGCCTCTGCTTGaagagcagcagggctctgagcagatACACCTCTCAAAAATAACCACCAAGCCCTGAGCGTGGTGTGGCAGCAGCGAGGGGGAGGGAGCAGGTGATGATTCAGAGCAtcctcagagctctgcacaggaTGTGGTGCTGGCCCCGCTCAGCAGGCCCTGACAGAGGCTCTGGATGGGGCCAAGGTGGGTTTGAAACCAAAGCAGGCCCTTCATCATCACtgcctgctgccccacagcttccttcacagcacagaggacaaggtgcagcagctcccagccctggtggcagtggtgacactcaggtgacccacagagggcactggggcactgccagggcaggtcATGCCCCTCTGTGCATGAGGAAGGTGGTGCTGGTGGTGAAGGCACCAcgtgtgaccgtgttcacaggggtctttggatgagggaagagatgaggatctgactccatgtttcagaaggcttgatttattattttattatatatattacattgaaactatactaaaagaatagaagaaaaggtttcatctcagaaggctggctaagctaagaatagaaaggaaaagaatgataacaaaggcagctgcctcagactctctgtctgagccagcactgctgtgattggccattaattagaaacaaccacataagaccaatcacagatgcacctgtcgcattccacagcagcagataatcattgtcCACAATTGTttttgaggcctctcagcttctcaagagaaaaaatcctcaggaaaggattttcataaaaagatgtctgtgataCCACATGTGTGCCACTGGAGGTCtgggcccagctgtgcccctgacACTGAagggggctctgtgccaggcaaaGGCTGATGAGTGACCCCCTGGCTGACCCACAGCCAGCTCAGAGTGGGCTCCCTCCCACACCTCTCCTGatcttctcctcttcctccccagggCCATGGACAGGGGCTGAGGAGCCCCGGGTGGGGCCGTGAGTGGCCAGGGTACACAGGGTAGCCCATGGgacactgctgccaccacagcacCCCTCACCCTGGCACCACCCATGCCACAGGAGGCCTCTGATGGAAGGTGAGTGGTGCTTGGGCAGATCTGCCACCCTGGGGGGGTGCTGGGGTCAGAAATGGGTGAGGGGGACACCAGGGTGTGAGCAGGTCCAAGGCCGCACTGGGGAATGGCTGCCTCTGGAGGGACACGATCCTGCTCAGGCTTTGTTCTCTGCATGGCTTTGGATCCCAGGAGGAAACAGCATTTCATGGTTGTGCTCTTCAGTCTCCTTGGCTCCAGTTTCAGTagctgctgccctcagccagcagctcccagggctttGGGATGGCATCATCACAATGAGGGATTGGGCAGGGCATTCTGGGGGGCTCCAGCTGGGCCTGACCCTGACCTCTCGATCGATTCCCACCTTGGCTTCATCCCTGCCTCGCTGCCATGGACTCTCTGATGAACTGCACTCCTGGCTGAGCCTGGTGGCCACCGCTGGCCCTGTCCTGCTCCCCTGGCTCAGGTGTCACAGTGAAATTAAACCCCCAGTAAAGGCTGGACAACCAGGGGATGATGGTGTGAGAGATTCAGGGCTGAGGTTGGAGCCttccaggcaggagggaaagcagggaaagtCCAGGGGAGTCCATGGCAATGAGGCAGGGATGAAGCCAAGGTGGGAACTCAATTGAGAGGTCAGGATCAGGCCCAGCAAGGGCAACCAGGTTCAGACACATCCCAGAGGCCACCAGGCAAGGTCAGAACGATGAGGTCCAAGATCTAACTCCTACAACACAGCTTTAGCTGAGGCTGaaagcccagggctgagcttaAATGGGCTCCTGGACTGACTGTGAGGCTGACCAGGGCCCTTTAGGCCTGTTGGTGCCCTCTGAGCCCTGCCACCCTTCCCACCACCATGTAAACATGGGCACAGCAGAAAAGTGAAGCAGGTTCTGTCATTTGCCTTTgtgcttcctcctcttcctcctcacccCTGTCTCGTTCCTCTGTGCAGAACCCATGGTGCAGAAGCACGTGGAGAGCCTCCAGAGCTCCTGTGGGAATGGCCTGGAGACAGGAGCCCTGCAGCGCCTCACCAACCTGCTGCTGGTGGAAGGCCTGACCGACATCCAGCAGAAGGAGCACGACATCCTGCAGGTGGAGACCACCAAGGGCCTGCCCAGCACATCCAAGAGCATCcccctggagaagctgttcCTGCCTCTCTCCAAGCTCAGCATCCCCCCTCGGATCTCCGTCACCGTCGGCGTGGCCGGCATCGGCAAGAGCACTCTGGTGAAGCTGTTTGTGTGCAGCTGGGCAAAGGGGGAGATCAGCAGGGACATCCTGTTCGTGCTGCCCCTCACCTTTAAGGAGCTCAACACGCACGAGAAGCTCTCTGCTGAGCGCCTCCTGAGCTCGGCCTGCCCCCACATCCCGGCCGGGGCCACCCACACCCTGCTCATCCTCGACGGCCTGGATGAGTTCAAGACGCCCTTGGATTTCTCCAACGCAGCGGTTTGCACCGATCCCAAGAAGGAGATCCAAGTGGACAACCTGATCACCAACATCATAAGGGGGAACCTGCTGCAGGAGGCCTCCGTGTGGGTGACGGCGCGGCCGGCGGCGGCCGGGCAGATCCCCAGCGGGCTGGTGGACCGCATGACGGAGATCCGGGGCTTTGGGGCTGCAGAGATGAAGGACTTCTTGGACCACATGTTCCTGGACAACAGAGATCTGTCCAGCCAAGTCCTGCAGCACATCAGGGCTAACAGGTCGCTCCATGTCCTGTGCACCATTCCTGGATTTTGCAGGATTGCTGGTTCCTCAATCGCTTATTTCCTCAAACACAGCAACGATCAATCCCAAGAAGCGCCCGTGGTCCCCAGGACCCTGTCAGAAATCTACTCCTATTACTTTAAAATGGCTCTGAGTGGTGACTGGCTGGAAAAGCCGAGAGAAGCCCTCAGGATCGAGCAGGCTGTGAACACCAGCAAGAAGCTggtgggcagcctgggcaggctgGCCTTCTACGGGCTGCTGCGGAGGAAGCACGTGTTCTACGAGCAGGACATGAAGGCCCACGGCATCGacctctccctgctgcacagctgcctctgcacCCGCCTCCTGCTCAAGGAGGACCTGCCGGCCTCCACAGCCTACTACTTCTCCCACTTGACCATCCAGGAGTTCCTGGCAGCTCTCTATTACTACACGGCGGCCAAGCGAGCCATCTTCGATCTCTTTGTGGAGAGCGGCGTGTCCTGGCCCAAGCTGGGCTTCCTCAGCCACTTCAGGAACGCGGCGCAGAGGGCGCTGCAGGCCCAGGACGGGCAGCTGGACGTCTTCATGCGCTTCCTCTCGGGGCTGCTGTCCCCGCCGGTGAACCGGCTGCTCtcgggctggctgctgctgcaggacgAGCAGGAAGGGTGGCGCAGCCAGGCCGTGgatgccctgcagggctgcctgcaggccGAGCACGCCGTGTCCTGGCGCGCCGTCAACGCCATGcgctgcctgcaggagctgcagcacagcgaCACCGCCCAGGCCGTGGAGGAGGCCCTGAGGAGCGGCACCCTGGCCGGCATGCTCACCCCCATcaactgctctgccctggcttaCCTCCTGCAGGTGTCTGATGTGTGCCTGGAGGAGGTGAACCTGTCCAACTGCCTCACCTACAATGTGTGTAAGaggctgctctcccagctcctcttcTGCCACAGCCTCAGGTGAGTCCTGCTGGAATTGCACCGGGAGGTGTGAGGAGAGGTGCCAGGCTGTGACTGtggaatcccagactggtttgagGTGGAAGGGAACTTAAAACCCATcagttccatgggcagggacaccttccactgtcccaggtgctccaagctccatccaacctggccttgggcactgccagggatccaggggcggccacagctg is a window of Melospiza georgiana isolate bMelGeo1 chromosome 16, bMelGeo1.pri, whole genome shotgun sequence DNA encoding:
- the NLRC3 gene encoding NLR family CARD domain-containing protein 3, with protein sequence MPQEASDGRFCHLPLCFLLFLLTPVSFLCAEPMVQKHVESLQSSCGNGLETGALQRLTNLLLVEGLTDIQQKEHDILQVETTKGLPSTSKSIPLEKLFLPLSKLSIPPRISVTVGVAGIGKSTLVKLFVCSWAKGEISRDILFVLPLTFKELNTHEKLSAERLLSSACPHIPAGATHTLLILDGLDEFKTPLDFSNAAVCTDPKKEIQVDNLITNIIRGNLLQEASVWVTARPAAAGQIPSGLVDRMTEIRGFGAAEMKDFLDHMFLDNRDLSSQVLQHIRANRSLHVLCTIPGFCRIAGSSIAYFLKHSNDQSQEAPVVPRTLSEIYSYYFKMALSGDWLEKPREALRIEQAVNTSKKLVGSLGRLAFYGLLRRKHVFYEQDMKAHGIDLSLLHSCLCTRLLLKEDLPASTAYYFSHLTIQEFLAALYYYTAAKRAIFDLFVESGVSWPKLGFLSHFRNAAQRALQAQDGQLDVFMRFLSGLLSPPVNRLLSGWLLLQDEQEGWRSQAVDALQGCLQAEHAVSWRAVNAMRCLQELQHSDTAQAVEEALRSGTLAGMLTPINCSALAYLLQVSDVCLEEVNLSNCLTYNVCKRLLSQLLFCHSLRLDNNQFKDDVMELLGSVLSGKDCQIQRLSLAENQISNKGAKALARSLLVNRSLMVLDLRSNSIGPTGAKALADALKKNQILQSLNLQHNSIKEDGAAFLAEALLTNHRLLTLHLQKNAVGAQGARNMAEALKQNRSLRELILSSNSVGDSGSIALAEALRVNHSLQCLDLQSNSISSAGVTALTAALCSNRGLLSLNLRENSIGGEGGPAIARALRSNSTLRKLDLAANLLYDDGGQAIASAIGENRALTSLHLQWNFIQAKTAMALAQALQSNSSLVSLDLQENTIGDEGMAALSAALKVNTTLADLHLQAASVGTAGAQALAEALMVNKSLQVLDLRGNSLGPAGAKAVANALKVNRSLCRLNLQENALGMDGAICIATALRGNHGLTYVNLQGNLIGHSGARMIADTIRSNAPDCVVDV
- the NMRAL1 gene encoding nmrA-like family domain-containing protein 1 isoform X1, producing the protein MAGKKLIVVFGATGAQGGGVARALLDDGSFKVRAVTRSPRKKEAEELRRRGAELVKADQDDEASLERALAGAYGAFIVTNFWEHCSKEKEIEQGRRLADLSKRQGLQHVVFSGLENVQQLTGGQLEVLHFDGKGVVEEHFQKIGVPTTIIRLPFYFENFLSIFKPQKAPQGDALVLELPMGDTPMDGMAVEDLGPIVLSLLKSPGEYIGQVIGLSTGKLTEAEYAAILSQQTGKTVTASKISPEEYEKRDFPGAKELAAMFRFYALRPDRSVALTMKLNPRARTFQQWVGDNKNAF
- the NMRAL1 gene encoding nmrA-like family domain-containing protein 1 isoform X2, whose translation is MAGKKLIVVFGATGAQGGGVARALLDDGSFKVRAVTRSPRKKEAEELRRRGAELVKADQDDEASLERALAGAYGAFIVTNFWEHCSKEKEIEQGRRLADLSKRQGLQHVVFSGLENVQQLTGGQLEVLHFDGKGVVEEHFQKIGVPTTIIRLPFYFENFLSIFKPQKAPQGDALVLDLP